From the genome of Faecalibacterium prausnitzii:
ATGCTGGATGTGATCGGAAAAGAATCCATCAACAGCTGTGTGGCTGGGATGAACTTTCTGATCGACACGTATAATACAGGAACACAAATTACGTACAAACTCTATATGCCGGAAGAAATTGCAGAGGACAAGACGCGCGACCATGCGGAACTCTATTATTTCCCGGCAGATAAGCCCAATGCAAAATATGCGGTCGTGCTTTCGGGCAACGCTCTGTTTTACAGCGGCGAGATGCGGGGCGGTGTTTCCACTGCATGGGAACTGCATCAAAAAGGATATGCGGTATTTGCACTTCGGTATCGGATCGGAAGTGAAGCAAAGGACAACGCACCGATTCAGGACCTTGGCCGTGCGATTCAACTGATTACAGCCAACGCAGAAAAATTCGGGGTCCAGACGGAAGATTATGCGCTGCTGGGATATTCTTCCGGTGGTCAGATTGCGGGCGTATTCTGCGGGCAAGAAGTGGGATATCCTCGTTACAATGTGCCTCGGCCCGGCGTACTGCTGTTGGCGTATCCGATCAATAATTTCTATGAAGCAAAACCGATTTACCGTTGGCTGATCGATACGTATTCGGAAGATCTGCGTTACTACGATTATAATATTTCCGGCTGTGTGACACCGGATTTTCCGCCAACATATTTCTGGTATGGGTTGAATGACATTTTGTTGATGGCCTTCAATTATTATGAGCAGGGCCCGGCACTTCAAAAAGCACTGGCGAGAAATGGTGTTCCGTACCACGAAAGTGTGTACAAACGTGCGTTCCACGGTATTGGCATAGCAGAGGGAACGGATGCAGAAGGCTGGCTCAACGATGTCGCCGCCTTCTGGGAAGAGCAGACCGCGCAGGCGCAGCAGCCTGCCGCATAAGGATCAAGAAAGGAAGCGTTGTAGGATGAAGAACTGGAACGAGACGTTCCGCAGCCTGAATGTGGGCCTGCCGGACGATGTGGAGCGGCTGAAAGCCGCCGGGTATTATCAGGAGGCCATCGAGCGGATCGACGCCTATCTGGCCGAGGACTGGACGGTGACTCAGAACAGCCCCCGCAGCCAGGGCGCGGAACCGGTGGGAGAGGAGCTGCCCCAGAACCCCACGCCCCACGGTGTGGAGGCCCTGCGGGACGCGATGCTGGCCCAGCGGGAGATGATGCGCCGCATCCCGGCAGAATACTGCTACACCGAGGACGAAGCCGTGGCCCGGATGCAGGGAATGGTGCGGGACTTCACGCGTGAGGAGTTCCGGCTTCTCGTGAAGGAGGGCCGGGTGGACTGGCGGTTCGTGGAAGGGGAGAAGCACTACCTCGACCGCTTTGCCGAAACGCTGCTGGCGACCCGTGCCGACCTCGCCGCCCGCCAGATCGACCCGCCTGCCCCCGGCACTTCGGCGCGGGAGTTCCGCAACCGCCAGCATGAGCAGATGGAGCGGGACGGCCAGGCAAGCGCCCGTATCACCCTGAAGACCAGCGTTGGCATGTCGGACGAAGCCTTTGCCGCTGCACTGGCCGAGGCGAAGGCGGAGGGGCGGAACAGTGTGCATGTCCGCGCCTGGCTGCCCATCCCGGCCGCCTGCCTTTCCCAGAGCGAGATCGAGCTGCTGGACTGCACCGAGCCGCCTGCCCGCATCGCGGACGAGAACGCGCCCCAGCGGACGGTCTTCTGGGAGACAGACCTCACCGAGAACCGCCGCTTCGGGGTGGAGTACCGCTACCGGACCACGGCCGTCTACACAAATCCGATGGACATCCGGCCGGATGCACAGCAGCCGACCTTTGACACCGGCGAGGAAGCGCCGCACATCGTCTTCACGCCCTATCTGCGGGCGCTGGCCCACCAGCTGACCGACGGCATCACCGACCCGGCGGAAAAGGCAAAACGCATCTACGATTACGTCACCTTGAACGTGCGCTACCACTATCAGCCCGCCTACTTTGTGCAGGAGTGCCTGCCCGACCAGTGCGCCCGGAACCGCCGGGGCGACTGCGGCATCATGGCGCTGACCTTCATCACCCTCTGCCGTCTGGTGGGCATCCCGGCCCAGTGGCAGAGCGGCCTGTCCGTCTCGCTCACAGGTGTGGGCTGCCACGACTGGGCGATGTTCTACATCGCGCCCAAGGGCTGGATGTATGCGGACTGCTCGTTCGGCGCGTCGATGGCGCGGCAGGGCGATGAGAGGATGCGCCGCCACTACTTTGGCAGTCTGGACACCGGGCGGATGGTGGCGAACCGCGCCTTTGAGGCCCCCTTCGACCCACCCATGACCGGCTTCCGCTCCGACCCCTACGACAACCAGTCCGGCGAATGCGAGGTGGACGGCGTGGGCCTGTATGGCGATGCCCTTGACACCCGCAAGGAACTTGTGAACTACGAATTACTGTAAAAAACACCGGGCCCTGCCTTCTGCGGGACCCGGATTTTGATGATAGGAGAAAACCATCCATGGAATATCTGGCAGGACTTTACACCCTTCTGCTGGTCGCCATCTGCCTGGAACTGGCCGTGGTGCTCTGGCGCACCGGCAAAAAGCAGGGCAGCGTACCGGATCACGACGAGCTCAAGCGCTGGATGCAGCAGCAGCTGGATGCGCAGGCTAAGGAGTTTGCGGCCAGGCAGTCGGCCCTCGCCGAGCAGAATCACACCGCCCTGCGCAGCGTCAGTGAGACGCTGCAGACTGCGGTGCAGAACATGAGCACGACGCTGGCACAGGGGCAGGACAGCCAGCAGCAGCTTCTGGAACGCCGTCTGCGTTCGCTGGAAGCATCCAACACCCAGAAGCTGGAAGAGCTGCGCCGGAGCATAGCCGAGAGCATGACCGCCCTGCAGGCCGAGAACAACCGCAAACTGGATGAGATCCGCCACACCGTCGATGAACAGTTGCAGGATACCCTGCAAAAGCGGGTGAGCGAGAGCTTCAAGGCCGTCAACGAGCAGCTGGAACAGGTGTATAAGGGGCTGGGCGAGATGCAGAATCTTGCCGCCGACGTCGGCGGGCTGAAGCAGGTGCTCTCCGGCGTCAAGACTCGCGGCATCCTCGGCGAGATCCAGCTGGGGGCCATTCTGGAAGAGATCCTTGCCCCGGAACAGTACGAGACCAACGTGGCCACCATCCCCGGCAGCAGCCAGCGGGTGGAATATGCCGTCAAGATGCCGGGCGTGGACGGCAGCACGGTCTGGCTGCCCATCGACTCGAAATTCCCCGGCGACACCTACGCCCATTTGCAGGATGCACAGGCTTCCGGCGATGCGCAGGCGGTGGAGAATGCCCGCCACGCGCTGGAGCTTGTGCTGCGCAGCGAGGCAAAGGACATCCGCGAAAAGTACGTGGAACCGCCCTATACGACGACGTTCGGCATCCTGTTCCTGCCGTTTGAGGGCCTGTATGCCGAGGTGGTCAATGCTGGATTGCTGGAAGTGCTGCAGCGGGACTATCAGGTGAATGTGGCCGGCCCAAGCACTATGGCGGCCCTGCTGAACAGTTTGCAGATGGGCTTCAAGACGCTGGCGATCCAGAAGCGGTCGGGTGAGGTCTGGCAGCTGCTCGGTGCCGTGAAGACCGAGTTCGACAAGTTCGGGCAGGGGCTCTCCAAAATGCAGCAGCGCCTCCGCCAGACCGACGAAGAGCTTGACAACCTCATCGGGGTGCGCAGCCGCGCCATCAGCCGGAAACTGCGCAGCGTCCAGAGCCTCGATGAGGCCGCAGCGGCCACCCTGCTGGAGCTGGACGCTCCGCTCCGTCCGCTTTCCGGCGGGCAGCTCCCCCAGAGCGGGAGCCAGTGGCAGGACGGCGAACTCTGAGCTGGGCGAAAAAGCAGAAGGTGACGGAGAGGGGAAAGCCTGAATTTAAGCGGTGAAAAATGAAACCATCCGATGGATTATAGCAGTTTGCGTTTTTAATGCACAAGCAACATCCGCAAACTGCATATCGCAAAGATGCCGTTTTGATTGGCACTATTTTTGAAAATTGCGATAATGCGAAAGGCGGTGTAATGACCGCCTTGATGGGCGGCGATGGACGGATGCGATAAGCCGCAGCCAAAAACAAAAGGCCGCTGTGCCGGAGAAGTGCTCTGCGGTACAGCGGCCTTTTGCAATTTACTCGCACCCGTATAGACGAAAATATTGCTTGCTGGGTCGCTTTTCGTCCGGGGCGGAGTCCGGGGCGCTGCCGCTGCCGGAGTTCAGGATCGCCACGAACTGCTGCAGCTGCTTGAGGGAGCTGACACCCAGTTTGTCGTAGATGTTCTTGTTGTGGAAGCGCAGGGTGCTGTCCTTGATGTCCAGCTGCTCCACGATCTCCCTGGAGCGCAGCCCGGCGGCGTAGCCGTCAAAGATGCGGCGTTCGGTCTTGGTCAGGGTGGGGATGCCCGCCACGAAGGTCTGGAAGGCATCGGGCACCGACTCGTTGCGGCACACGTCTGCCAGCCGGGAAAGCTCGGTCTGCATCTGCTGGCGCTCTATCTGCAGCTCGTCCATCCGCCGCCGGGACTCCCGCCGGTCTTCCTCAAGCTGCCGGAACGCAGGCGAAAGGATGTGCCGGTGGAAGTAGATGCAGCAGAATACTACAAAAGACGAGCATTTCGACAACGCCCGCATGGAGCATATTTACCCCAACGCCAAAAAAGTGACCAAGGCAGAATAAATCCCATATTTACCCTTGCGCTTTTGCTGGAAAACAGGTATAATATTCTCTGGATAAAAGGGAGTAAGGGGCGTACTTTAGTTGAAAAACGGGTGCGCTGTGCTGCAGCGACACCCCCGGCAGAAATGCCCGATGCAGTACCGGATGCTTGAGACTTTTATCACATTTTCCCGTTTTGGGCTGGATGTGATAAAGGTCTTTTTTTGTGCCTCTGCCGCTATTATTAAAAAGGAGAGATATTATGCTGATCCCTGTTCTGTTATTTATCGTGGGTCTGCTGTGCCTGATCAAGGGCGGCGACTGGTTTGTGGACGGTGCCACCGGCATCGCCCGCCGCTTCCATGTGCCGGAGCTGCTCATCGGTGCCACGGTGGTGTCCATCGGTACCACCCTGCCGGAGGTCATGGTGTCCACCACCTCTGCCCTCACCGGTCACGGCGAGATCGCCTACGGCAACGCCATCGGCTCGGTCATCTGCAACGCTGCACTGATCGCCGCCATCACCATTGCGGTGCGCCCGGGCAAGGTTGACCCCAAGAGCCTGCGCACCCCGGTGGCCTTCTTCTTTGTGGCTGCCGCTTTCTATGCCGGTGTGGCCTACACCACCGGATCCTTCACTCGCCCGGTGGGCCTGATCCTGCTGGCCATGTTCGTGGCTTACATCGTGTGCAACGTGCTGGCTATGAAAAATGCCCCCGCCCCGGAAGAGGAAGAGCAGGCTGAGGAAGGCTCCTTTGCCAAGGAGTTGGGGCTGCTGGCCATCGGCGCAGTGCTCATTGCTGTGGGCGCTGACCTGCTGGTGGACAACGGCACCCTCATCGCACAGGCGCTGGGCGTGCCGGAGTCGGTCATTGCGCTGACCTTTGTGGCACTGGGCACCTCGCTACCGGAGCTGGTCACCGCCATCACCTCGCTGGCCAAGGGTCACGGCGCGCTGTCGCTGGGCAACGTCATCGGTGCAAACGTGTTCAATCTAGTGCTGGTCAGCGGCGTGTCTGTCACGCTGGCACCCTTCAGCATCCCGCAGAACTCCACCATCGCAGGCATGAACGCCTCGCTGGTGATGGATATCCCGGTCATGTTTGCCGTGATGCTGCTGCTCACCCTGCCCGCTCTGATCAAGGGCAAGCTGAGCCGCCCGCAGGGCATTGCACTGCTGTGCATCTATGCCGCCTTCTGCGCCGTGCAGTTCAGCATCTGATCTGTTGTAAACGTAAAATATTTAAGGCTGCTGCACAGGGCTTTGTGCAGCAGCCTTTTTATGTGGGATGATTTTGAATGCGCTCCGCGACATCTTCCCCCGGAGCGGGTGGAAGTCTTTCCTCAAAGGGAGAGCCAAGAGCACTGCCGATTGGGAGAGCGGACACGGGAGCGCCTGAGAGGGCGAGGCAAAACCCTGACGGCTTTGCCTGAGAGGGTAAAAAAGTGGGTCAGAAGCGCCCACAGGCGTTTCTGACCCACAAATAGAACGATATTTTTGTTTTACAGCTGGCAGGCGGTATCGTAGCCGGTGCGGATGGCGTTGGAGATATCCGCAGCCTTGCCGGCGGCATCGCCAATGGAATACACCGGGATGCTGGCAGCTTCCAGCGCAGCAGCGTCAAATTCGTTGGAGCGTGCGCCCATAGCCAGCACGATGTAATCGCAGGGGATGGTCACCTCTGCGCCGTCCTTGTTCTCGCAGACGACGGCGTCCATGCGGAACTCCTTGACCTTGTGGCTGGGGTACTGCTCCACGCCGTAGGTCTTATAGTTTTCCAGCAGGGTGGGCAGAATGGTAGTGCTCTCGCCTGCGGCGATCTTGTCCATCATCTCGATAACGGACACCTTGCAGCCGCGGGCAGCCAGATACTCTGCGGTCTCGCAGCCCACCATGCCGCCGCCGATGACGGCAACCGTGCCGTACACCTGCTGCTCACCGGCCAGAACCTTCCATGCATCGGCCACGTTCACGCTGTCGATGCCGGGGATGCGGGGTGCGGCGCTGTGTGCGCCCACAGCGTTGATGACGGCCTCGAAACCGGCATCCTTCAGCTGCTCTGCGGTGCGGGTCTGACCCATGCACAGGTGCACACCGGCGTTGCAGACCGCGTGGATCAGGTCCTGTGCGGCGCGGCGCATCTCCTCCTTGCGGGGAGGTACGCAGGCAATGTTCAGCTGGCCGCCCAGAGTGGTGGTCTTTTCAAACAGGGTCACGTCATGGCCGCGCAGTGCTGCCACACGGGCGGCTTCCAGACCGGCAGGGCCGCCGCCGAGGACGGCGATCTTCTTTTTCTGCGCTGCGGGCTGGATGCTGCGGGTGTTCTCGTAGCCGTTCTCCGCGTTCAGCACGCAGGAGAGGAACTGACGGTTCTGGATGGCATCGGTGCAGCCCTTGTTGCAGCTGATGCAGCGGCGGATATCGCAGGCCTTCCCGGCAGCGATCTTGGTGCCCCAGTCGGGGTCTGCCAGCAGCGGGCGACCCATGGCAACTATGTCGGCCATGCCGCTCTCGATGACACGCGCAGCCATTTCGGCATCCACGATACGACCCACGGCGCTGACCGGCACATGGACGGCCTTTTTGATGTCCCCGGCGATTTTGACGAAGAAGCCGTAGGGCTGTACGCCCATGGGAGGAATGGTGTCGGCCATGTTGCCGGTGTGGTTGGCCTGCGCAACGTGGAACATATCCACGCCGTCCTCTACCAGCCACTGGGCAAACTGCACGGCGTCGGCTTCGTCAATGCCGCCCTTGCCGCGCTGCGGGGTGACGATGGACAGCTTGTAGTCGATGACCATATCCGGCACAGCCTTGCGGATGGCGCGGGTCAGCATGCGGGCAAAGCGGACGCGGTTCTCCAGACTGCCGCCGAACTTATCGGTGCGGTGGTTCATGCGGGTGGAGCACAGGCAGCCGTTCAGGCGGTCGCCGTGGATCTGGATGACGTCCACACCGGCCTTCTGTGCACGCACTGCGCAGGCGCACATCTTATCGATGATGGCCATCAGCATCTCCTCGCTGACCTCATCGGTGAAGAACATCATGTCGTGATGCAGGCGCTGACGCATCTCATCAAACTTTTTCTGCATAAACAGACTGTTGATGGCGTCTACGTCGTACTCCGGGTGGAAGAGCTGGACGCCCAGCTTGGTGCCGTAGGCGTGTACGCTGTCGGCCAGTGCCTTGAAGGCAGGGATCTGGCTGTCGTCAAACAGCTTGGGGGTGGGAGAAAAGCTGTTGATGGGTGCCACATCGCCCAGAACGATGTAACCCACACCGCCCTTTGCCAGACGGGTGTAGAAGCCCATGTCCTGCTCGCTGATCATGCCGTTTTTCTCGTAGCCGGTGGTCAGCGGGGGGAACATGATGCGGTTCTTAAAGGTCTGTCCGCCCACCTCGATGGGCTGCAGAATCACGTTTTGCATACGAAAACCTCCTTGCAGATACGCTTTGCTTTACAGATTTGCTTTGATGAATGCTGCGGTCTTTTCCTCCACGGCGGCACGGGCTGCCAGCGTGGCAAAGTTGTGGCCGCCGCCTGCAATGGTGTCCACATCGGGTGCGGTGTACACCTGTGCGTAACGGTTGCAGGTGCCCTCGTCCACCAGACGGTCATCGTCGGCGCGCAGCAGCAGCACCGGGCCGTTGTAGCCCTTGGCCTCGGTAAAGGGGTCGGGGTGCTTTGCCATCTCGTAGTTAAAGGCCATCTTGTAGCACAGACCCTCCATGTCGGCGTAGTCCTTGCCGGTCTGCATAATGCCGTCGGCGCGCTGGGCGCAGCCGAACCACATCCCGGCGCCCGGGCACAGCAAAATCAGGCCGTGGGGCTGGATGACCGGTGCGCAGGAGGCGGCAATGTAGCCGCCCATGCTCTGGCCGGAGAGGAACAGCTTTTCGCTGTCCACATAGGGCTGTTCAGCGGCCCATGCAAAGATATCCTGTGCATCGGTGTGCAAGCCGTCAAAGCTCATATCCTCGAACTCGCCGTCGCTCTCGCCGTTGCCGTAGAAATCGAACCGGGCGCTGCCGATGCCCTGCGCTGCCAGAGCGCGGGACAGATGGGTGTACATGGACTTGTAGCCGCTGCAGCTGCCGGCAAAGCCGTGCAGATGCACCACAAAGGGTACCTTGCCCTCGGTGTCGGGCAGGGTCACGATGCCGCGCAGGGTGTGGCCATTGCGGTTTTTAAACTGAACCTGTAAGATCTTCATGGTTTACTTGCTCTCCTTTGCGGCGCGGCGAGCCTTCAGCTCGGTCAGCATCTCAGCAGTCTTCTGCTTGGTCAGGGGGTAGACGAAGAACAGGATGGCAACTGCAATGCCGTAGCCCAGGAAGTAGACGCCGGTGTAGCTCTTCCAGATGGCGTTCACAACGCCTGCGGTCTGCACAGCGCCTGCGGTAACGTTGTAGCCGATGGCACCCAGCACAAAGCTGGACAGGCTGCCGGAAATGGCGCTTGCAAGCTTGCGGAAGAAGGAGTAGGTGGAGTAAACGATGCCCTCGTTGCGCTCGCCGGTCTGCAGCTCGTGGTAGTCGATGGCGTCGTTGACCATAGCCCAGATCAGCACCTGCATGCCGGAAGCGCCCAGATAGCAGATACCGTTGATGACGATGAAGATCACAGGGTTGTGGACGGGGAAGAAGAACAGGATGCCGAACACGATGGCGGCAAAGCCAGCGCCCATGCAGCACCACTCCTTCTTGCCGAGCTTGTTGGCCAGAGGCTGGGTGATGGCAAAGGACAGCACAGCGTACAGCACGCTCAGCATACCGGAGACAGCCTGAATTTTAACGTTGCCGAAGAAGTCCTTATACAGGTAGGTGTTCAGACCGTTGACCACGGAAGCACCGATCATGCCGGTCAGGCTGAAGAACATAACGCCCAGCAGAGCCTTATTGTGAGAGATCTCCTTGAGCACATGCAGGTAGTTCAGCTTTTCTCCCTGCGGACGCTCAGGCACTTCCACGCGCTCCTTGCACCATACGCAGGTGATCTGCAGGCACAGCAGACCCAGCATAGCGCAGATGCAGGCCAGCATCAGGAAGCGGCCAGCCACGGGCTGGTTGTTCACATACAGGAACAGGGGGCCGACCATGACCATAACGGTCATGAAGATGGTGCCGCCAAGGCTGCGGTAGCGGGACAGTGCGGTGCGCTGGCTGACATCATCGGTCATCACGCTGGACAGAGTACCGAAGGGCACGTTGACGCAGGTGTACAGCGCCTCGTACAGAACGTAGGTGACGAACATGTAGGCCAGACGCAGGCCGTAGTTGATATTGCCTACATTGACAAAGCCAAGGATGCACAGCACTGCCATGGGGAAGGAGAAGGCGCGGATCCACGGGATGAACTTGCCGCCCTTGGTGGCCTTGCGGGAGTCCACGATGGCACCGATGATGGGGTCATTCACGGCGTCCCAGATCTTGGTGATCAGCAGCAGGATACCCACGTGGAAGGGGTTGACCTGCAGGATCAGGGTGTAGAAGATCGACAGATACATGGCGCGGTACTGCTCGGTGAAGCAGCAGCCCAGATCGCCCAGCGTATAGCCGATCTTGTCCTTCATGGAGAAGGGTCGGATGGTCTTTTTCTGGTCCATTGTGTTTTATCCTCCTTAAAAACAGTGAAACCACGAGACATTTCGCACAAGTCTCTTTTCTACGTTTGCATTATACGTTAATTTTTCATCAATACATATCCAAAAAATGATTGAAAACTATCGCATATTGATGTATTATGCAATTATAACAGTTGTACTTTTCTGTTGTGTACAACAATCTGTTACACATGACGGTTTCATGGAGGACTTTTTGGTGAATTATACAGCCAAGCGTTATCTTTTTGAGCAGAGCGCCGTCCGGGAATTTTATTCCGGCGCGTATTATGATTTGTTTCTGGTCATGCGGGGCAGCGGTGTGTTCCGGTGCAGCGAGGTGGTGCTGCCCGCACAGCAGCAGAATCTCATCATCTTCAAGCCCGGTCAGGGCGGCAGACTGGAATACGCCGGTGCTTACGGCCCGCTGGAACTTATTCGGGTGCAGCTGTCCCCCCAGACGCTGGCGCAGCTTTCGGACGCAGATACCGACCTTGAAAAAAGCTTCAACGTGGTGCCCTTCCGGCAGGTGGCTGTGCGCCCGGATAGCCAGATCTATATGCTGCTGAAAAACCTTGCCCGGAAGCTGCTGATGCTCCCGCAGGAGCGCACCCAGTTCGGTGCAGCGGTGTTCGAGCACGGTATTTTGCAAATGTTTGTGGTGCTGGCGCTGCGTGCCTGCATCCATGCGGAGTTCCACACCGCATCGGTCAGCCGCCACCACCTGATGTTGGACGAGGTGTTTTTGTTTATTCAGGCGCACCTGACCGAGGAACTGACGCTGGAGCGGCTGGAAAAGGAGTTTTTCGTCTCCCGGGAACATATTGCCAGGGAATTCAAACGCCAGACCGGGCAGACGGTGCACCGCTATATCGTAAAGGCGCGGTTAGACCGCTGCTGCACCCTCATCGAGCAGGGGCTGCCCATCACCGAGGTGTACAAGACCAGCGGCTTTGGCGGTTACAACCACTTTTTCCGCGCCTTTAAAAAGGAGTACGGCATGACCCCCAAGGAGTACTTCCACACCACCCGGCAGGACGCCCGGGGATGAATCCGGCAAAAGCAGCGCCGTCTGCGCCTGTGAAAAAAGCCGCCCGGGAAGATCCGCAGATCCTCCCGGACGGCTTGCTTATCCTATTTTTTCTTTTACTTGCGGTGGGTGAGGCAGTTCAGCGCCATCCCAACGACCTTTCTCGGTCGCAAGTATGGTCTCCAAGCCGCTGATTTTCAAGATGAAGCTGTTTGGGGCGTAATATGGTTGGCGGACAAGTGAGCTACAGGCCCTTGAGATAGTACTCACATGGGGCTCAGATGTATCGCATCCCGATTCAAAATAAAATACGATATAACGTAAAAGCGCAACTTCCACTCTTGATGAATGAAAGCTGCGTTTTTTATGTTTGACAGCAAGTTATAGATTGACAAGAGGACGCATACACGATAAACTTTATATAGTATCATGTGGATTAAAAGGAGACTCAACCATGAGTGTCAAGTATACTACCCCTGCCCAGCACAAGAGCAACCTCCGCAATGTGTATGGAACCTTTGCCATTGAGGGAATGACCATCAGCAAAGATACACGCAGCAACCTTGATCGCATTGGCAGCGGTCAAGCCAGCTATCAGCAGGTCGTGAACGAACTGCGCGCAAAGTACGCGAAGAAGGGCTGATTATGTTCTCAAAGACTGAACATCATTCATCCCTTCCGCGAGGGAAATGGCCGCAGCACCCGTGAATTGATTCGCTGCATGGCGTTGGAATATGGTCTGCATATTAACTGGGGCAACACTGACCGAGAAACTTTGATCAACGCTGCAATCGCCGCCGTAGATGATGATATGGCGTTCTGTGATGTTCTAAGACAGTGCGTTGAAACGAAAAACTAGCAAAAAATGTCCTGCCGGGATACGGCAGGACATTTTGGTTTTATGGACCTAGAGGGATTCGAACCCTTGACC
Proteins encoded in this window:
- a CDS encoding helix-turn-helix domain-containing protein, producing the protein MNYTAKRYLFEQSAVREFYSGAYYDLFLVMRGSGVFRCSEVVLPAQQQNLIIFKPGQGGRLEYAGAYGPLELIRVQLSPQTLAQLSDADTDLEKSFNVVPFRQVAVRPDSQIYMLLKNLARKLLMLPQERTQFGAAVFEHGILQMFVVLALRACIHAEFHTASVSRHHLMLDEVFLFIQAHLTEELTLERLEKEFFVSREHIAREFKRQTGQTVHRYIVKARLDRCCTLIEQGLPITEVYKTSGFGGYNHFFRAFKKEYGMTPKEYFHTTRQDARG
- a CDS encoding antitoxin VbhA family protein — its product is MSVKYTTPAQHKSNLRNVYGTFAIEGMTISKDTRSNLDRIGSGQASYQQVVNELRAKYAKKG